A stretch of Lysinibacillus agricola DNA encodes these proteins:
- a CDS encoding biotin-independent malonate decarboxylase subunit beta, with product MLNTLTTSLVETNARERAFSILDIGYEILGPFDRFESPHLTAQNIVPQYDDGMIIVKGTLDEKQAVVISIEGSFQGGGIGEVSGAKLAGTLEKILAECKNGQLIYPIIIYDTGGVRLQEANYGLLSIAEISSAIVELRNYVPVIGIIPGKIGSFGGMSLTAGLCSALIMTREGRLGMNGPEVVEQEAGIRELDAKNKQLIWQMIGGAIRTDIGFADFIVEDDVPNFRQAIKDIWNGKVECKHRVKKYNEFLALFKSLDIVEKIQPHRATDILKTLGNVADKSLFQPHTTVDSRGRSWFNALTNNATSISEIPSVLVAEGELQGKRARFITVVPNPDNKYYRARNGEVGLLEGWALAKYISEVIEEDKSVAGKRLIVPIVDVPSQAFGYHEELFGIYLACSAAVNAYATARIAGHPIVAVLVGNAISGAFLAHGMQANRLIALNDEGVNVHVMSKKSAALITQRTIEELDEFSKDVPSMAYDIQSFHKLGALYQLIDGVNATKPNKEDIIQVIESVHDAYEDIVAKGSTSLANRLHSEIAISSGRQASIKVREMIDEQWK from the coding sequence ATGCTTAATACATTAACAACTAGTTTAGTAGAGACCAATGCTCGTGAACGTGCATTTTCCATTCTAGATATAGGCTATGAAATTTTAGGACCTTTTGATCGTTTTGAATCTCCGCATTTAACTGCACAAAATATTGTCCCTCAATATGATGATGGCATGATTATTGTGAAGGGAACCCTCGATGAGAAACAAGCTGTCGTTATTTCAATCGAAGGGAGCTTTCAAGGTGGCGGTATAGGAGAAGTATCAGGGGCAAAGCTAGCTGGTACATTGGAGAAAATTTTAGCTGAATGTAAAAATGGACAACTTATTTATCCAATAATTATTTATGATACAGGAGGTGTTCGTTTACAAGAGGCAAACTATGGCCTGTTATCAATTGCTGAAATCAGCTCTGCTATTGTAGAGCTTCGCAATTATGTTCCGGTAATCGGAATTATCCCAGGGAAAATTGGATCATTTGGAGGGATGTCCTTAACAGCTGGATTATGTAGCGCACTTATTATGACACGAGAAGGGCGTTTAGGGATGAATGGACCTGAAGTTGTTGAACAAGAGGCAGGCATCAGAGAGCTTGATGCAAAAAACAAGCAGCTTATTTGGCAAATGATTGGAGGCGCAATTCGTACAGATATAGGTTTTGCAGATTTTATTGTTGAGGACGATGTGCCAAATTTTCGGCAAGCAATTAAAGACATTTGGAATGGGAAAGTAGAATGCAAACATCGTGTCAAAAAGTATAATGAGTTTTTAGCATTATTTAAATCACTAGATATTGTAGAAAAAATTCAACCTCATCGAGCAACAGATATTTTAAAAACGCTAGGTAATGTAGCCGATAAGTCATTATTTCAACCACATACAACTGTTGACAGTCGTGGTCGAAGCTGGTTTAATGCTTTAACTAATAATGCGACTTCTATAAGTGAAATTCCTTCTGTTCTCGTTGCAGAGGGTGAATTACAAGGAAAAAGGGCACGTTTTATCACAGTTGTACCAAACCCCGACAATAAATACTACCGTGCACGAAATGGTGAAGTTGGTTTACTCGAAGGGTGGGCACTTGCAAAGTATATTAGTGAAGTTATTGAAGAGGATAAGTCTGTAGCTGGCAAGAGATTAATTGTTCCAATTGTTGATGTTCCTAGCCAGGCATTTGGCTATCATGAGGAACTATTCGGTATATATTTAGCTTGTTCAGCAGCAGTTAATGCGTATGCTACTGCTAGAATAGCTGGTCACCCAATTGTAGCAGTGTTGGTCGGCAACGCTATTTCAGGAGCATTTTTGGCACATGGTATGCAGGCAAATCGTCTAATAGCACTCAATGATGAAGGTGTAAATGTGCATGTAATGTCCAAAAAATCTGCTGCACTTATTACACAGCGAACGATCGAAGAACTTGATGAATTCTCTAAGGATGTTCCTTCTATGGCTTATGATATTCAGTCCTTCCACAAACTTGGTGCATTATATCAACTTATTGATGGTGTTAATGCGACAAAGCCAAATAAGGAAGATATTATACAAGTGATTGAATCAGTTCATGACGCTTATGAGGATATTGTAGCTAAAGGTAGTACAAGCCTAGCAAATCGTCTTCATTCTGAAATTGCTATTTCATCAGGACGTCAAGCATCTATCAAGGTACGCGAAATGATTGATGAGCAATGGAAATAA
- a CDS encoding DUF4179 domain-containing protein, which translates to MSKLPIDVPKEKLQQVRMDMFRKVQREKRIKKRIFSVAIVSLFCLSFLFSIRVSPTIASQVAKIPGFKEIVLAVVRDKGIKDIVDNGYYEEINTTQSKNGLSLTLQGVIADNSGLVLYYDADATFDMSELYLEEVKLFQGDKEIEGGASFTNHQSNQTRFSSSVDYSYSEPFAYTSKDFKVVFFFYEKDKGNIEITIPFSLQNEIAKEKIITANRIVDVGGQKFTITQIRRSPLRTSIDIELDEANTMQILALDDIAVETENGERREGIKYGLSLGGDNRDGKFTFNLQSNYFHDSDSLKILIGAVHAVPKGEDYIEVDFGTKEVLMKPDYLDWDISVTQQGVSVAAKKWDDRMRHSFLNSAVKADGTTLEYTGSSFSDDEQYLYATEDFENYDGKAKIYINYFFNPIGKNIELNIPLQ; encoded by the coding sequence ATGAGTAAACTACCGATTGACGTTCCAAAGGAGAAACTTCAACAAGTTCGGATGGATATGTTTCGTAAAGTACAGCGAGAAAAAAGAATAAAGAAGCGCATTTTTTCGGTTGCAATAGTCTCTTTGTTTTGCTTAAGCTTTTTATTTTCAATTCGCGTTTCTCCTACGATTGCTAGCCAGGTTGCAAAAATACCTGGCTTTAAAGAAATTGTATTAGCGGTTGTAAGAGATAAAGGGATAAAAGATATTGTGGACAATGGATACTATGAAGAAATTAATACGACGCAGTCTAAAAATGGTCTATCACTTACATTGCAAGGCGTGATTGCAGATAATTCTGGATTAGTACTTTACTATGACGCCGATGCAACATTTGATATGTCGGAATTATACTTGGAGGAAGTTAAATTGTTCCAAGGGGACAAAGAAATTGAAGGCGGAGCTTCATTTACAAATCATCAATCAAATCAAACACGCTTCTCTTCTTCAGTAGACTATAGTTATTCAGAGCCTTTCGCTTATACTTCAAAGGATTTTAAAGTGGTTTTTTTTTTTTATGAAAAAGATAAGGGGAACATTGAAATTACGATACCGTTTTCACTACAAAACGAAATCGCAAAGGAAAAAATTATTACTGCGAATCGTATTGTAGACGTCGGTGGTCAGAAATTTACGATTACACAAATTCGCCGTTCTCCACTAAGAACGTCAATCGATATTGAATTAGATGAAGCGAATACGATGCAAATTTTAGCGCTTGATGATATTGCGGTCGAGACGGAAAATGGGGAGCGAAGAGAAGGCATTAAATATGGCTTGTCATTAGGTGGTGATAATCGCGACGGCAAATTCACGTTTAATTTACAAAGTAATTATTTCCATGATTCAGATTCACTCAAAATATTAATTGGAGCTGTTCATGCCGTTCCAAAGGGCGAGGATTATATCGAAGTTGATTTTGGTACAAAAGAAGTACTCATGAAGCCTGATTATTTGGATTGGGATATATCTGTAACGCAGCAAGGTGTATCAGTTGCTGCAAAGAAATGGGATGATAGAATGCGACATTCGTTCCTAAATAGCGCTGTAAAAGCAGATGGCACGACGTTAGAATATACAGGTAGCTCGTTCTCAGATGATGAGCAGTATCTATATGCGACGGAGGACTTTGAAAATTATGATGGCAAAGCAAAAATATATATAAACTATTTCTTCAATCCTATTGGAAAAAATATTGAACTGAATATTCCATTGCAATAA
- a CDS encoding copper amine oxidase N-terminal domain-containing protein has protein sequence MNRNLKLLITSFLTFILLAVYPISSMAATSSLPDKETPIYLKIDKYFILYTKPSSPFLDQQGRLLVPLRSIQDLMGGEVSYNHNSKTATVKILNNSFDVTINSKIAYVNKEEVKMDTTPVLKKDAMFLPIRLFLDHTDIEYKYSNDLKLLHITDKRVVAGKSFAFFDENDYTNGYIDGSFHLSAFKIVNSGISIKAQNLTGETVPEGKTDIQPLVQMNSGWVSVDSYIRPGNKKIPEIKKGQSFWINKGVEVNDAAYIISVGRKAP, from the coding sequence GTGAATCGTAATCTCAAATTATTAATAACATCCTTTTTAACATTTATTTTATTAGCAGTTTATCCAATAAGTTCAATGGCTGCTACCTCATCTTTGCCGGATAAAGAAACACCTATTTATCTAAAAATAGATAAGTATTTTATTCTCTACACAAAACCGAGTTCTCCATTTCTTGATCAACAAGGACGATTGTTAGTTCCTCTTCGTTCTATACAGGATTTAATGGGTGGGGAAGTTTCTTATAATCATAATTCTAAAACAGCTACTGTAAAAATCTTAAATAATTCATTTGATGTAACTATTAATTCTAAGATTGCTTATGTAAATAAGGAAGAAGTTAAAATGGATACAACCCCAGTCTTAAAAAAAGATGCTATGTTTTTGCCAATACGCTTATTTTTAGACCATACAGACATCGAATATAAGTATAGTAATGATCTTAAATTACTTCATATAACAGATAAAAGAGTCGTAGCAGGAAAATCGTTCGCTTTTTTTGATGAAAATGATTACACAAATGGTTATATCGATGGTAGTTTCCACTTAAGTGCTTTTAAAATTGTGAATTCAGGAATTAGCATTAAGGCACAAAATTTAACTGGAGAAACGGTTCCCGAAGGAAAAACGGATATTCAACCACTAGTCCAAATGAATTCAGGTTGGGTTTCAGTAGATTCATATATTAGACCAGGAAATAAAAAAATTCCTGAAATTAAAAAAGGCCAGTCTTTCTGGATTAATAAGGGTGTAGAAGTTAATGATGCTGCTTATATCATATCAGTAGGAAGAAAAGCTCCTTAA
- a CDS encoding malonate decarboxylase holo-ACP synthase, whose amino-acid sequence MEINVHDIVKFTTVKQLNEQTTIPPWVANSSAATSYGVVRRAQITNELVPIGLRGNARHERYGTTIHKKYILEIIKPYSLIEQLDNFKDNRFYTLLNSIRHKFDPYKIKWGPTGSVGFELATGIPVTSKKSDLDLIICMDAIDEVLLDKISNLLADSRIMIDPQIEIPRIGAFLLKDYMENKENGFILRTFYGPKLYKIL is encoded by the coding sequence ATGGAAATAAATGTTCACGATATAGTGAAGTTCACAACAGTGAAACAACTTAATGAGCAGACAACGATTCCTCCATGGGTAGCGAATTCGTCAGCAGCTACTTCCTATGGAGTCGTTCGCAGGGCGCAAATTACTAACGAATTAGTGCCGATTGGGCTTCGAGGGAATGCACGACATGAAAGATATGGTACTACAATTCATAAGAAGTATATTTTAGAGATTATTAAGCCATATTCATTAATAGAGCAATTAGATAATTTTAAGGACAATCGCTTTTATACGTTATTAAATTCTATTCGCCATAAATTCGATCCATATAAAATAAAATGGGGGCCTACTGGTAGTGTAGGCTTCGAACTAGCGACAGGTATCCCTGTAACCTCCAAAAAGAGTGATTTAGATTTAATTATTTGTATGGATGCTATCGACGAGGTTTTGCTAGATAAAATTAGTAATTTGTTAGCTGATTCTAGAATAATGATTGATCCCCAAATTGAAATTCCACGAATTGGTGCTTTTTTATTGAAAGATTATATGGAAAATAAAGAAAATGGCTTTATTTTAAGAACATTTTATGGACCAAAGCTATATAAAATTTTATAG
- a CDS encoding DUF523 domain-containing protein, whose translation MILISSCLAGLKVRYNGTDSLDERIQRLMLENKAVTVCPELMGGFSTPREPAEIVGGDGEDVLDGKARVVEKSGRDVTELYIKGAYATLHKALEVGATKVILKEYSPSCGSAMIYNGDFNGTKLVGVGVTTALLRRNNIAVFSEEDVSELLLQI comes from the coding sequence ATGATTTTAATAAGTTCTTGCTTGGCAGGATTAAAGGTACGTTATAACGGAACAGATAGTTTAGATGAAAGAATTCAACGGCTTATGTTAGAAAATAAGGCGGTAACTGTATGCCCTGAACTTATGGGAGGTTTTTCGACGCCTCGTGAGCCCGCTGAAATTGTTGGTGGAGATGGTGAAGACGTTCTTGATGGAAAAGCGAGAGTGGTTGAAAAATCTGGCCGTGATGTAACGGAGCTTTATATAAAGGGCGCATATGCAACATTACATAAAGCACTTGAAGTAGGCGCGACTAAGGTTATTTTAAAAGAGTATAGTCCATCCTGTGGCAGTGCAATGATTTACAATGGGGATTTCAATGGTACAAAATTAGTTGGCGTAGGCGTAACAACTGCATTGCTTAGAAGAAATAATATTGCGGTCTTTTCTGAAGAAGATGTTTCGGAGTTACTTTTGCAAATTTGA
- a CDS encoding sigma-70 family RNA polymerase sigma factor, which translates to MEFEIVQRAIRGDHQAILSLIEMDEDILYRMAFTYLKNEQDALDVMQDLVYKALKKMHTVKQHEYARTWLVRVLINCCKDHLRKRQPTVSIQEHHQVEWVIYSDIELLLEHLSLSEQQLVYMKYFQQLKNKEIAELNQIPEGTVKSKLHHILKKLKNFAGEKEDWL; encoded by the coding sequence ATGGAATTTGAAATCGTGCAGCGTGCTATTCGAGGGGATCATCAAGCGATACTTTCACTTATTGAAATGGATGAAGATATTTTATATCGCATGGCTTTTACATATCTGAAAAATGAGCAAGACGCTTTAGATGTGATGCAGGACCTAGTTTACAAGGCACTAAAAAAAATGCATACCGTCAAACAACACGAATATGCCAGAACATGGCTCGTGCGCGTCTTAATCAATTGTTGTAAAGACCATTTGCGAAAACGTCAACCAACCGTTTCAATTCAGGAACATCACCAAGTTGAATGGGTCATCTACTCTGATATTGAGCTGTTATTGGAACATTTATCCTTGTCGGAGCAGCAACTCGTCTATATGAAATATTTTCAGCAACTAAAAAACAAAGAAATTGCCGAGCTAAATCAAATTCCGGAGGGTACTGTAAAGTCTAAGCTTCATCACATACTAAAGAAGCTTAAAAACTTCGCTGGAGAAAAGGAGGACTGGCTATGA